A stretch of the Piliocolobus tephrosceles isolate RC106 unplaced genomic scaffold, ASM277652v3 unscaffolded_44313, whole genome shotgun sequence genome encodes the following:
- the LOC111534688 gene encoding olfactory receptor 2T4-like, with amino-acid sequence MANTTWMANHTGWSDFILMGLFRRSKHPALLCVVIFVVFLMALSGNAVLILLIHSDSHLHTPMYFFISQLSLMDMVYISVTVPKMLLDQVMGVNKISAPECGMQMFLYLTLAGSEVFLLAAMAYDRYVAICRPLRYPVLMTHRVCLFLASGCWFLGSVDGFMLTPITMTFPFCGPREIHHFFCEVPAVLKLSCSDTSLYETLMYLCCVLMLLIPVMIISSSYLLILLTIHRMNSAEGRRKAFATCSSHLTVVVLFYGAAIYTYMLPSSYHTPEKDMMVSVFYTILTPVLNPLIYGLRNKDVMGALKKMLTVRNVL; translated from the coding sequence ATGGCCAACACCACCTGGATGGCCAACCACACTGGATGGTCGGATTTCATCCTGATGGGACTCTTCAGACGATCCAAACATCCAGCTCTACTGTGTGTGgtcatttttgtggttttcctgATGGCATTGTCTGGAAATGCTGTCCTGATCCTGCTGATACACTCTGACTCCCACCTCCACACCCCCATGTACTTTTTCATCAGTCAATTGTCTCTCATGGACATGGTGTACATTTCTGTCACTGTGCCCAAGATGCTCCTGGACCAGGTCATGGGTGTGAATAAGATCTCAGCCCCCGAGTGTGGGATGCAGATGTTCCTCTATCTGACACTAGCAGGTTCGGAAGTTTTCCTTCTAGCCGCCATGGCCTATGACCGCTACGTGGCCATCTGCCGTCCTCTCCGTTACCCTGTCCTCATGACCCATAGGGTGTGTCTCTTCCTGGCATCGGGCTGCTGGTTCCTGGGCTCAGTGGATGGCTTCATGCTCACTCCCATCACCATGACCTTCCCGTTCTGTGGACCTCGGGAGATTCATCATTTCTTCTGTGAAGTCCCTGCTGTATTGAAACTCTCCTGCTCGGACACCTCCCTCTATGAGACCCTCATGTACCTATGCTGTGTCCTCATGCTCCTCATCCCTGTGATGATCATTTCAAGCTCCTATTTACTCATCCTCCTCACCATCCACAGGATGAACTCAGCAGAGGGCCGGAGAAAGGCCTTTGCCACCTGCTCCTCCCACCTGACTGTGGTCGTCCTCTTCTACGGGGCTGCCATCTACACCTACATGCTCCCCAGCTCCTACCACACCCCTGAGAAGGACATGATGGTATCTGTCTTCTACACCATCCTCACTCCAGTGCTGAACCCTTTAATCTATGGTCTTAGGAATAAGGATGTCATGGGGGCTCTGAAGAAAATGTTAACTGTGAGAAATGTCCTTTAA